One window from the genome of Oryctolagus cuniculus chromosome 1, mOryCun1.1, whole genome shotgun sequence encodes:
- the LOC138844091 gene encoding large ribosomal subunit protein uL23-like, with translation MAPKAKKEAPAPPKVEAKAKALKAKKAVLKGVHSHKKKKIRTSPTFWRPKTLRLRRQPKYPRKSAPRRNKLDHYAIIKFPLTTESAMKKIEDNNTLVFIVDVKANKHQIKQAVKKLYDIDVAKVNTLIRPDGEKKAYVRLAPDYDALDVANKIGII, from the coding sequence atggcgccgaaggcgaagaaggaagctcctgcccctcctaaagtcgaagccaaagcgaaggccttgaaggccaagaaggcagtgctgaaaggcgtccacagccacaagaagaagaagatccgCACGTCCCCCACCTTCTGGCGGCCCAAGACGCTACGCCTCCGACGGCAGCCCAAATACCCTCGGAAGAgcgcccccaggagaaacaagcttgaccactatgccatcatcaagttccccctgaccacggagtcggccatgaagaagatagaagacaacaacacactggtgttcattgtggatgtcaaggccaacaagcaccagatcaaacaagctgtgaagaaactctatgacattgatgtggccaaagtcaacaccctgatcagaCCTGACGGGGAGAAGAAGGCGTATGTGCGGCTGGCTCCGGACTATGATGCTCTGGacgttgccaacaaaattgggatcatctga